One window of the Passer domesticus isolate bPasDom1 chromosome 14, bPasDom1.hap1, whole genome shotgun sequence genome contains the following:
- the LOC135280794 gene encoding crooked neck-like protein 1 produces MASMEAGKQHIPRVAKVKNKAPAEVQITAEQLLREAKERELELLPPPPQQKITDAEELNDYKLRKRKTFEDNIRKNRTVISNWIKYAQWEESLKEIQRARSIYERALDVDYRNVTLWLKYAEMEMKNRQVNHARNIWDRAITILPRVNQFWYKYTYMEEMLGNVAGSRQLFERWMEWQPEEQAWHSYINFELRYKEVDRARSIYERFVLVHPDVKNWIKYARFEEKHRCLAHTRRVYERAVDFFGEENMDEHLYVAFAKFEENQKEFERVRVIYKYALDRIPKQDAQNLFKNYTIFEKKFGDRRGIEDVIVSKRRFQYEEEVKANPHNYDAWFDYLRLVESDLDPETVREVYERAIANVPPIQEKRHWKRYIYLWINYALYEELEAKDAERTRQVYQACLELLPHKKFTFAKMWLLYAQFEIRQKNLPVARRVLGTSIGKCPKNKLFKGYIELELQLREFDRCRKLYEKCLEFAPENCTSWIKFAELETILGDTDRARAIYELAINQPRLDMPEVLWKSYIDFEMEQEECERARSLYWRLLQRTRHVRVWLSLARFELSAQHEERLQRCRHVYQEANKAMRRCEEKEERVMLLESWRSFEDEFGTDATKEKIDKLMPEKIKKRRKLQAGDGSDAGWEEYYDYIFPEDTASQPNLKLLAMAKLWKKQQQESKAADMDPDKDIDGSQT; encoded by the coding sequence ATGGCATCTAtggaggctgggaagcagcacatccccagAGTGGCAAAGGTGAAAAACAAGGCACCTGCTGAAGTTCAGATCACCGCGGAGCAGCTTCTGAGAGAGGCAAAGGAGAGGGAGCTCGAGCTTCTCCCACCGCCTCCGCAGCAGAAGATCACAGATGCTGAAGAGCTAAATGACTATAAACTCCGGAAGAGGAAGACTTTTGAAGATAACATAAGAAAGAACAGGACTGTTATCAGTAACTGGATAAAGTACGCACAATGGGAGGAAAGCCTGAAGGAAATCCAGAGAGCCCGTTCCATTTATGAGCGTGCCCTGGATGTGGACTACAGGAATGTCACCCTCTGGCTGAAATATGCTGAGATGGAGATGAAGAACCGCCAGGTCAACCACGCCAGGAACATCTGGGACCGGGCCATCACCATCCTGCCCAGGGTGAACCAGTTCTGGTACAAGTACACATACATGGAGGAGATGCTGGGGAACGTGGCTGGGTCGCGCCAGCTGTTTGAACGGTGGATGGAGTGGCAGCCAGAGGAGCAAGCCTGGCATTCCTACATCAACTTTGAGCTCAGATACAAGGAGGTGGACAGAGCACGAAGCATTTACGAGAGATTTGTCCTCGTTCACCCTGACGTGAAGAACTGGATCAAGTACGCACGCTTTGAGGAGAAGCACAGGTGCTTAGCCCACACCAGGAGAGTGTATGAGAGGGCAGTGGATTTCTTTGGGGAGGAGAACATGGATGAGCACTTGTACGTGGCATTTGCCAAGTTTGAGGAGAACCAGAAAGAATTTGAAAGAGTGAGGGTTATCTACAAGTACGCCTTGGATAGAATTCCAAAGCAGGATGCCCAGAATCTCTTCAAGAATTACACCATCTTTGAGAAGAAGTTTGGAGACAGGAGGGGAATTGAGGACGTCATTGTCAGCAAGAGGAGATTCCAGTATGAGGAGGAGGTGAAGGCAAACCCCCACAACTACGATGCGTGGTTCGACTACCTGCGACTGGTGGAGAGCGACCTGGACCCTGAGACAGTGCGGGAGGTGTACGAGAGAGCCATTGCCAACGTGCCCCCCATCCAGGAGAAACGCCACTGGAAGAGGTACATCTACCTCTGGATTAACTATGCACTCTATGAGGAGCTGGAGGCAAAGGATGCAGAGCGAACCAGACAGGTGTACCAGGCATGCCTTGAGCTCCTGCCCCACAAGAAGTTCACATTTGCCAAAATGTGGCTGCTGTATGCACAGTTTGAAATTCGCCAGAAAAACCTCCCCGTTGCCAGGAGGGTTTTGGGGACATCCATAGGTAAATGTCCAAAAAACAAGCTGTTTAAAGGTTACATCGAGCTGGAGTTACAGCTGCGTGAATTTGACCGTTGCCGAAAATTGTATGAAAAATGCCTGGAGTTTGCACCAGAAAACTGCACGTCCTGGATTAAATTTGCTGAGCTGGAAACCATCCTTGGCGATACTGACCGTGCCCGGGCCATCTATGAGCTGGCTATCAACCAGCCCCGGCTGGACATGCCAGAGGTGCTTTGGAAATCCTACATTGACTttgagatggagcaggaggagtGTGAGAGAGCCAGGAGCCTTTACTGGCGGCTGCTGCAGCGCACGCGGCACGTCAGGGTGTGGCTCAGCCTGGCGCGCTTCGAGCTGTCGGCGCAGCACGAGGAGCGGCTGCAGCGCTGCCGCCACGTCTACCAGGAGGCCAACAAGGCCATGCGCAGGtgtgaggagaaggaggagagggTCATGCTGCTGGAGTCCTGGAGGAGCTTCGAGGATGAGTTTGGCACCGATGCCACTAAGGAGAAGATAGATAAACTGATGCCTGAGAAAATAAAGAAGAGGAGAAAGCTGCAGGCTGGAGATGGGTCTGATGCTGGATGGGAGGAGTACTATGATTATATTTTCCCAGAAGACACTGCCAGTCAGCCCAACCTCAAACTCCTGGCTATGGCAAAGCTctggaagaagcagcagcaggagagcaaagCTGCAGACATGGATCCTGACAAGGACATTGATGGAAGCCAGACTTAA